Proteins encoded in a region of the Phocoena phocoena chromosome X, mPhoPho1.1, whole genome shotgun sequence genome:
- the LOC136142972 gene encoding programmed cell death protein 5 — MAEEELEALRKHRLAELQAKHGDPGDVAQQEAKQREAEMRNSILAQVLDQSARARLSNLALVKPEKTKAVENYLIQMARYGQLSGKVSEQGLIEILEKVSQQTEKKTTVKFSRRKVMDSDEDDDY, encoded by the coding sequence ATGGCGGAGGAGGAGCTCGAGGCGCTGAGGAAGCACAGGTTGGCCGAGCTGCAGGCCAAGCACGGGGACCCTGGCGATGTAGCACAACAGGAAGCGAAGCAAAGGGAAGCAGAAATGAGGAACAGTATCTTAGCCCAAGTTCTGGATCAGTCAGCCCGGGCCCGATTAAGTAACTTAGCACTTGTAAAGcctgagaaaactaaagcagTAGAGAATTACCTTATACAGATGGCACGGTATGGACAACTAAGTGGGAAGGTATCAGAACAAGGTTTAATAGAAATCCTCGAAAAAGTAAgccaacaaacagaaaagaaaacaacagttaAATTCAGCAGAAGAAAAGTAATGGACTCTGATGAAGATGACGATTATTGA